CTTGGAGAATAGATGGCTTATGGAGaatattttcattcacttccatcAACCGACCTCTAACACAGCTGTttacaaaaagaattatttttaagaaaaatcaattttcttcCAAGAATTCTTCCTGTAGTGATCAAAGGCACTTTGTTAAACATAGGCACTATATTAAGAGACCATTCTGGGTTAGGTGACACATTCAATGTTCATACAAGATCCTGAAGAAACCAGTGTACTACCAATTAGCTAGTCagttattttattgaagaaagtGTCTACGGTAGTCCTTGGGGAGAAAATACTCAGCTTGGTAATGaccttttaaaaatgcttctttAATCAGTCAAAATAAGCATAAGCTTTACTCTATGAAACCAAAATATTCCTTTAAGACTAGTGGCTATAAAGTTACTCACCTAGATACGGTATATTCTTCTCCATCTGAGCAGTATATTTTACACAGAGGTGCAAGTTCTGTTAGAAACTGTGCCCCCTAACAAGAAGGGAGAAGTAAATTAATTGACATGTATTTCTACATCTCTTTGAGAGGCAGTCCTCAGTCTTAAAATGAGATTTATTAGATTAGAAATAACTTAAATTCCTAAAAAACACTCATGTATTCATTTATACAGTAAGTGCTCATTAAGTGCTAAATACCATCCCAGGCTATAAGGAGAAAAGCTAACTAACATGTATGTATGAGATGATAGTTTAGTTACTGACAAATAAGATATTTTCTCAACTGTAAATGAGAAAGCTATAGATAGATAGGTGTAAAGAATTCAAAGTGAGCCCTggtactggtagctcacacctgtaatactagctactttggaggctgagatcaggagaatcatggttggaggctgagcaaatagtttgcaagattcccccatctccaaaaatacccagcataaaatgaactgaaggtgttGTTCAAgtaatagaacacctgctttgcaaatgcaaagtcctgagttcaaaccccaatcccaccaaaaaaaaaaaaaaattcaacatgcaGCAAAATCCACCATCAAGCAGTAATATAAAATTCAGGATGACAGCAATATTGTACAAAGTTGGTTTCACTAAGATTCTTAAGTTACTTTTATATTAGAACTTAATAGGTAAAGGAACTTTTATAATAGTGATTGCACTAAGACTTTTTGAAGAagggttatttttctaataaacaaAAATTGATCTTTGAGGAAAATTTGGAAAGCACAGAAACAttttaagtaacaaaataaaaataatgtatccaTTATCCTATGATCCACTGGTATAATGTTTTTATacttataaatatacatttgaaTATTTACGGTATGGTTGTTTCACATACTCCACTACATGGATAGATGAATCTGGGGAAGTTCTGACAAGGAGGCCCATGGTAGCCAATATAGGCATATCTCATTTTCTACTGTTTTCCAAGAATTTTTCCAGTAGTGAACACAGGCAGTTAAAGTTAAGATGCTAATCTTATGACCTTTTATTTACCAATCAAGACATTATTAGATAACATTCAAATACTGCTACATTGGCTTCACTCCTCTGCACATTGGGTAGTTACTTCATTTCAACACACTAGCATAGGTGCAATTCCTCAGGATGAGGGATTTGTCTCAGAGGGACTATCTACAACTTGTCTGTGTCAAAATAGTAGAAGCATTTGGCCTCTTTGTCATCTCCCTTGGAAGAACAAATGATTGCCAGTTCTGAGATCCAATCAATGCTTGTCTACAGTAGATTCAATGTGCATGTCCCTCTGTCCATTAGGAACAGCAAAATTCTGGACATTGATTTATTGTGGGAGATTCACAAGAACTAACACTTGGTATAATTTTGGACTTTATGTGTTAAGAAAAGCACACGCTTTTCTACATCTGTTTCCTGAGTGAGGAGAAATCAGTACGTAAGACATGTTATTAGGGTCTCCTGGAATAGTAAGTATAATTAACAGAAACATTTAGCATGAACTGAGTAAATAAAGGACCTAAATCTTTCAGATAAACTTTCCTAACCCAGTGGATTTGTCAGGATACTTTATGATGTAACTAAAGTATCCTTGGTGTGTTACCCTCTTTTAATAACATGTCTATTTTGCCTAGAATTGAAAGGGATAGAGATAACATTTTGTGTAACTGAGCATGTGTAGAGGTAGAAGATGAGGGTAAATGTGTATTAGATTGGCAATGTAGTAAATGAAAAGTGGATAAGGAGCAAATACCATATCATTTTTGCAGATTGTTTTTTCCTACTCCCTCaggatattttttcatttttaatttacatgtGAAAAATACATGACAgcgctgggatgtagctcagtggcacagtgcttgcctagcatgagtaagACCCTGTGTTCGATTCCAGcaccaaagaagaaaagacaaaaaaaaaaaatagaagacccaAAATATACATGGTAAATAATAGTTAGTCACCCTAAATTTTATAGAACCTGAGATACTGGTCCAATAACTCCAGAAGAGACAATAGATCTTGATAATACAGGTATCACAGTTGTCCTTTCAAAGGCCCACCTTCCATCTCCTCCATTCTGGGGATAATAAGAATGGCAGTAAAGAACCTAATATGACAGGTACTATACCTCCTgaagttttttgtgtgtgtgaatttctttaaaatatacttaatatgTGCACCTCAAACTGCCACAGAAGTATGCTGAGCATACGTTCCTGGATCCGTCATATCATGAATATAGAGGATTATAGTAGATAACCACACAATTACAGGAACATACCCGCTTAAATTTTCCGGAAACCTTATTCTGAAGTCTGCTACAGTTGGTACTGATCTGATAAGAAatacttttaattgtttttccaCTTTGAAGAACTGGATGAGATCCAGCCAATGTGATGACACATATTCTACAAGGAGAAAAAATTAATCCTGTGTTATTATATGGAATAATTCCTTCTTCTGTAATGTAGTATTTCTATTGGCATAGAAATATCTAAACTGATATTTGTTTAGTCAAGCTATCATCTCTTTTTTCATCGGCTACTATTGGAGCCTAACTGTAGCACAGGAAACACAGTAATAGAAGAGGAGAAAGCAGGACTGAATTTCCTTCCCAGGAAAGAGAAGAGTGCCAGAGGTCTTTAGGTAGCATGCAGTAGAAGACAGGGAAGTAAGGCATGCCTGTATATGTATGGTGCCACATAGGCATCCACTATAGCCCTCTCCATGCGCTCCAGAGGTCAGTGGTTAGGCACAGGCTGGCTACTTTAGGTAGCACATGAGTCAGGATGTGGGCCTCCATTTGGGCATTTGAGTAGtcaagtttattttttcagagtgaTTAGAGACTGGAAGACTCATTCCTACCAACCAAACTCCTATAATAATATCATTTCaacacaatggaaaaaaatacatatattgggGGGACGAACtgggggcttgaagtcagggcctcatgcttggtaggcaagtgctctacacttgagccattccaccagcccttttttaaagctctaatttatttttagatagggtctcaggcttttTGCCTCAGTCAGCCTCCGCCCACAATCTTCCcactatagctgggattacaggtctgaaccACCATGctgtgcttgtttttttgagatcaggtcttgcctgaactggcctcaagccatggatcctcctatctctacctcctgagtctgggattataagtatgcatcaccacacctggcccacaaTGGAAGATAATTTAATGAATGTTCATTTAATGAACTTTTGTTCAATCCAGAGTTATACCAGGCTAAGTTaccagaagagaaaaaatttgATTATTAAAAATTCCTGATTTGCCTACCGGTTAGAGTGCTGCAGTATACAGTGG
Above is a genomic segment from Castor canadensis chromosome 13, mCasCan1.hap1v2, whole genome shotgun sequence containing:
- the Abitram gene encoding protein Abitram isoform X2, encoding MRTTQPRAGRTSPAGTYWSEVFAFWRARAAAWPVAMATEPAAPEPTVPSLVDRYFTRWYKADVKGKPCEDHCILQHSNRICVITLAGSHPVLQSGKTIKSISYQISTNCSRLQNKVSGKFKRGAQFLTELAPLCKIYCSDGEEYTVSSCVRGRLMEVNENILHKPSILQEKLLLHSPLFFFYL